The Fusarium falciforme chromosome 4, complete sequence genomic interval GCGGACATAGTTCACCAGGGGTGGCAGGCCCTGGGAAGCCGGGAGGAAGGTCCTAGAGGCCGAGTAGACCTCAAGGAATCGCGGCTTGAGTGGTGCAAAGTCGACAGCGCCGACCTGTCGGTTCAGGAGCTGCATAGCCGTCTCGAACGAACCACCGGCAATGTGATCCACAGCCAGGGGCGAGTTTCGTGCCCAAAGGTCAGCCTCACTGCTGGCAGCGCCGCCAGCATCAGCACTCTCAACATTGACGAAGTCGCTGTCAACCTCAGGAACATCATCGTCACCCATATCCCAGCCGGcagcatcctcatcgtcatcatcgatcAAGGAGACGTTGCGCTTGGCAGCAGAATCGTCCTCCAGGGCGTCCTCGAAGCCTCCggtggcagcagcaggctcATCCTCAAGTGAAAGACCCTCAACCTGCCCGAGAAGAGCCTTCTCAAAGAAGGATTGCGAAGTAGCCTTGGTGGGCCAGTTGGCCTTGAAGGTGGGCACAACAGGCTTGGGAGTGGACAGGGGAGCACCGAGAGTGGGCATGGTGAGGTCTTCCTCAGTCAGACCAGTGGCCTCCAGGATGGCCTGGCactcctcctcaaggccgtTAGACTTGGCAGTCATGTACGCAAGAGGGTCTAATACACAGTTAGTGAGATGAAAGATAGGTagttagcttatacttaCAGAGGTCAATCTCCTTGAACATCTGAATGCGatcctcaacctcgccgaGATAAACGGCGTTCTGGAAGCGCGAGGTAAAGTCACCACGGTGCTCAGCAATCTTGGCCATTCGAGCAAGCTTAGAGTGGTCACCAGTAGCGAGGTACAGGAAGGAAAGCTTGTCGAActgcttcagcttctggTAGCACATCTCGACGACCTGGTGGTTGCCATGTGCCAGGGCCTCGGTGCTAAGGCGAGTCCAGAACTTGGGCTTGTCAAGCTCCTTAGCCATCTCAACAGCCACGTCAAGGTTGCCGCACTCAATGGCAAGGTCGAATCGCGTAGTAGGGTCCTGGACGAACTGCAGAGCGATCTCGGGGTAGCCCTTCTTCTGAAGATATGAAATGATGGACTGTCCCACAAGGCTGGAATTTCGGATAATGTGAAGCATCTCCTCGTAGTTTCGCTTCACAAGGGCCAGCTTGAATCGGTACTCGGTAGGGTCGATCTGTAGGATACGGGGCTTGGCGGCTCGGTCAAGGCAGTAAACGTTGcggcccttgaccttgaccaggTAGACGGTCTGGTCGAGGGTTCGGACAATACCGTTGTCGCCGTTCAGGAGGGTGTACTTGACGTGGTTGAGAGTCGAGTAGAGGAGGACACCAGCATCGTCCCAGGTGGCGCTCTTGATACGAATCGTCTCGTGGAGGGTGCTGACCTGCTCGAGAGTCTTGGTAACAATGGTGACATTGTGCTTGCTCAGGAGAGCGGCGTAGAGGCCATCGTTGGACCACACAACATACTTGACACCGTTGACGGCAAGCTCACCggtgctcttcttctgctggaTATCGTAGAGGTGGACGGCGGTCGGGGTGATGATCAGCAGATTGCCGGTACCTCCAAAGTAGATGTCAGTGGTACCAACGGGAGGCTTGAAGGATCGGGTCGTGTTGTTGGAGAGGTCCTTGATATCGATGGTCTGGTTGGCCGAGTTGAGCACGGCGAATCGGTTGCGAGCCACgaagatggccgagttgcCAGCGCCACGCTTGGACTCGGCTGGCTCGATAGCGCCCGAGCCATCCTTGGGGAGGTTCACCAGCTCATAAGAGCCTCCATCGGCGGGGGAGGTGACAAGGATAGATCGCTCCGCAGGGTTGTAGGACAGCGTGCGGGGCGCAACCCAGGCGCtaccgagcttcttgagcgacAGGAGGGTAGGGCTCTCAATGTTCTTCTGGAAATCGTAGGACTTGACATGCTTCTCCTTGGTGACGTAGAACAGCTGGTTCTGGTGAACAGCAGAGGCAGGGCGCTCACGCTCCAGCTTGAAGACCATGACACCATTGTCGTGGCCCGCAGCAAAGAGGTTAATCTCGGGGTGAGCAGCAATGACCCAGAAGCGGTCGTTCTCTCGCTTGAACGACTGGACGGCAGTTCGCTTGTTGAGATCCCATACGCGAATCGTCTTATCCTCACCAGCAGACAGAATCAGGTCCTGGTGAGGGTGGAAAAGACATCCAGAAGCGTTCTGGAAATGCCCTCGGCATGTATCAACCTCCCAAGCCTTGGTCTCGCTCATGCGCCAGAGCTTGACTAGACGGTCGTCGCCAGCACTCACAATGAGGGGCATTGTGGGATGGAAGGCGACCCAGTTGACACCTCGGTCGTGGCCCTCGAGGACGAACTTGACAACGGCGTCGGTGTTGCCAAACATGTCGGTCTGGTTCTGGTTGGCGCGCGCCATCTGGTCTTCAAAGGACATCGAAGTGGGGGCAGAGTGCTTCTTTCGGAGGCCGGAGATGTCCCAAACACGGACGGACTGATCGAGAGAGGCCGAGACGACGAGGTCTTCCTTGGGGTGGAACTGGGCGCACATGGCATAGTGGTTGTGGCCAGTCATGGTGCAGACTATGGACACATCAGCATTTCAGAACATTTGGCAGAGCGCCAACGCAACCTACTCAATGAACGGTTCTGCCAGTTCCATATCCGAATGGTCTGGTCATCCGAGGCTGACAGAATCCAGGGAAGCTCGTGGTGGAAGAAGACGGTTCGGACATAGTCAAGATGGCCGTTGAGGGTGAACAGGCAGCGCCTGGTCTGGTAGGACCAGACCTTGATCTTGTAGTCGTCACCGCCTGAGACGAAGAGCGGTTGGGTCTTGTGGAAATCGACACCTCGGACAGGGCCATCGTGTTCCTCGAAGCGATCAATCAATGTTCCCATTCGGTAATCCCAGAGCTGGATAGTGGAAGAGTGTAGCGACACGAGGATCCATGGTCTGATGGTGACTTGTCAGCTTGGAGGTTGCGATGCGGTTCAGCGACGGTCAACGACTGACCTCTTGGGGTGGAAGGCAATGCCCTTTGCTCGAGAGGACTTGGACTCAAACTGCGCAACGAATACAATTAGCCAATTTGGACCGGGACACATCATGGCCGCGCATTCATACCTTGGTCAACATTCCCGGGGAGGACTGCATCTTGGCGGGGAGGTGAAGCCGCAGCTTCAAGCATTAAGGGGTGGAACAATACGGGCCCAAGAAGCGGTCGGTGGAGGCAGTTGCTCAGCTTGCTTGTCGCTAGATCGCAATCGTCGGAGCGAGCTGGCCAGCAGAGCGTGGAGAAGGGGGAGGTTGTGAGGAGGGAAAAGGGAGGGATAGTGGTGGTTGAATGCTGGCCGTGGAGGGATCTCCTACCTAGGAGGCTTAAGCAATCGTGTCCCAAAGTGTGGGCTGCCATTCATGGCTGGGGAGGCTAAACCCACCCGCAACATCCATTGTTCCGCTCGTTAAGCTCCCTGAATGTGGCTTGACACCGACCCCTGAAGCCAGACACTCGGGTCAAGGATAAACCTATCGTCTAATTCTCCCCTAAAGATAatagagtataataagaatgAATAAAAGTGGCTTGAGTAATGAGATTACTTTATGCCATTTTCTAGAAATTTATTGATAATACTTCAGAGGAGTTGGGGAACTCTCTTCACGTTCTGGCATGCCAAATGCAGGGGACACGATACCGATACAGTACGACGCCCAGAAGCCACTGGGGCCTGTCACAGCCACAGGCCCGGGCGCCACATCATGACGGGGCACCTCGCTAAGCCTAGTTGGGGCAGCTCTTGCTTTTGGTGACGCTGTCCAGATCCAACGACACTTGACAACCGAAGGTCAGCTTGATTCTCGATGAATGAGCTGTCATTGCAGGGCAATTGAAAGCCTGCTGCAGTCGGAGAAGGCTTAGAAAGCCGAATCATTTATTGAACTTGTGTCTTTGAGGATTGCAGCATCATTTCTTGAAATCGCCACGTCTGCCATAGAGGTAGCTCTTGAGAGCTGTCCTTTGCCCCTCCATCGCGAGCCTCAAAGCTCCGAGCTTCGCGTAGATCCAACAAAGACGACCATATGCGCTGCCCGAGACAGTTCTAGTCATGCTGCGCCTTTCTCAACTGCCATGGGGGCTTGCGATGGCCCTCATGGCCTCTCTAACGACTGCATCTCCAGCTGTCAACGTGGGCATGAACGCTGCCTTTCCACGTGGGCCATATCTACTTGAACTTCTGTATGCAAAGCATCCAGATCATACCACATTGTGTCGCAGTGCTAACAGACTGTAGGGAGACGGCTGCCGGAGAAAACTCGACTTCGTACTTTCCACTCCTTGACAAGATCGCCAGTGGCCATTTCGCATCAGCAAGCTCAGACGCAGAGCTCTACGATAAGTTCCTCGAGGTTCTACAGCAAGACGGCCATATTGCCAGCCCCGATGCTCTGTCGACCTTCAAGCTAGCTCTCTCCCTGCGATCTGCGGCGCCGCGAATCGAAGCGCATTACCAATACTACTCAACTGCTGTCGACCCTACGACAAAGGAGGATGTCGACGACAAGTGCCAGAGCTGGGCTCTGGTCGACAACAAGAAGTATTGCTCGCCAACGCTTGATGTTGCGGCAGAGAGTGGCCTGTCATCCAAGTGAGTGATATGCCTGCGAGCTCCGTTCTCCTCGGGTTCTAATGTGATCTAGGCAAACCAATGTGTTGCCCTTTGATCGAGTACTAGGCATTGGCAAAGACGCTGTTCTCTATGCTGACCCTACGTCTGAATCATTCGGCCCCTTTCACGAAGCTCTTTCAAAGGCTGCCAAGCAAGGAGACATCTCCTATCGACTTCGATACCATCGGAGTACCGCTCAGAGCAGCCCTCTTCCTGTCAGTGGCTATGGTGTCGAACTGGCCTTGAAGAGAACCGACTACATTGTTATTGACGATCGTGAAGCCGGTAAAGATGCCACTCAGAAGTCCGTCGCTACTGATGTAGTTCttgacgaagaggaggaagttgCTGATCTGAAGCCCCTTTCGACGTCGGAGCTGGCATCCTTGGGCTTGAAGACTGCCTCGTTCATTCTGAAGAGCGAAAATCCGTTCGAAACCTTGGTTAAGGCGACACAGGACTTCCCCAAGTTTTCCAGGTCGATCATCGCCCACGAGGTTTCGAAGGAGTTTaaagaggagcagcagaagaaTGTTGCAGCCGGCGTTCCCACCGGCATCAACTTCCTGTGGATGAACGGAGTTCAACTCATTGAGCGCCAAATTGAACCGTTCAACCTTATCGATATGATCCGACGCGAGCGCAAGCTGATCAATGGTGTTCGCGCACTTGGCTTCAACGGCCAGCAAGCTGTTTCGTTGCTTGGACACTCGGAGATCGCCAACGCCAAAGCAGATGATGAACCCACCAGATTCGATTGGACAGATAGAAGCGAAGATGGCAAGGTCTTTATTTGGCTCAACGATCTTGAGAAGGATAGTCAATACGCGGAGCTCCCGAGGGAACTGAAGGCGGTATGTATAACATCCCCTAGCGAGGAATGTCTCTCATCATGCTTTAGCTTCTTCGACGCACTTATCCCGGCCAGCTTCCCCAAGTGGctctcaacctcttccaCATCATTGCGCCTGTCGATTTTACCAATCTTCAGGATGTGAGGGCATTTGGCCAGCTGGCACAGTTCATGCAACGCGGTCTCACCATCCGCTTTGGTATTGCTCCCCTGACATCCAcacctgctgctgttgcagcAGGCAAGATTGCCTATCACTTGATGGAAACGTACGGTCTCGAGTCTCTGGTCGCATATCTCTCGGAGTGCGAGGAGGGTTCCAAGACTGGTGTGGACAAGAAGGCCTttgccaaggccattgaggGACGCGAGCCACTGCCCGAAACTGCCAAGATGACTTTGgatgaggttcttgaggcCGAATCTTATACACAGAAGATCAAGGCAGCGCAGGCCTGGGCCAGTCGACTCAACGCAGACACGACGGTGCGCCCCGTCTTCGTCGACGGCTTGGCTATTCCTCGTGAAAAGAACTGGGTGCAGGCGATGGGCCAGCGGCTGACCGAAGACACGCAGGTCATCCAGAAGGCCGTCTACCTTGGGGAGATCGACGAGGAGAGCTGGGTTCCCGGTGTCTTCTTGGGCAAGGCGCTCACCAAGAGAAACACTTACATCTTCCCCGATGATGACAAATCTCTCCGTGTTCTCGATGTCAACAAGCTCTACACTGATCATGCTGACCTGTTCAGCAAGGTTGCTGTTCTCGAGGCCAATGCCGAGTCGACAAAGGAGACGTGGGCTGTTCTGACTGTTGTCACTGACCTCAACACGGAAGATGGTCAAGATCTTCTTGTTTCTGCCCTTCAGTTCAAGCGTGCCAACCCGGGAATTCGACTTGAACTTGTTCATAACCCTTCATCGCCCGCTGACGCACACGTTGTCAACGGTGCATTCAAGACCAATGCGGCGAAACTTGCCGAGACCGAGAGCAAGGATGAACTCAAAACCATTCTTGAGGCGTCATGGACAGGCGAAGATGATGGATTCGGCAACGCGCTGGCTGACTTCCTTTCCACTGCCAAGATCTTGCCAGGAACAAAGGCCCTGCTTCTCAACGGCCGCGTCGTTGGCCCTCTGCCAGCCAACGTCTTGTTCAAGGAAGACGACTTGCAGCAGCTCCTTGACTTTGAGCAGCGAAATAGAATCCTCCCCGTTTATGCTGCCATCGAGGACCTCGGTTTCGCCGACAAGCTGTCAGACCCTATCGCTGCGGCAAAGCTCACATCCATCACTGCACTCTCCACCATCTCTGATCTCCCAGAGGGCATCTTTGAATCTGCTCCGTCTGTTCGAACCACGCTCTATAGCACGTGGAACTCGACACATACCGCAATCGAGATTGGCAACCCAGAGACTGCCAGCATCCATATTGCCGGTCTCCTGAACCCCACGAGTGAGCAAGGCCAAAAGTGGGCTCCGATCCTGAAGGTCCTATCTGAGCTGGATGGTGTGTACCTGAGGCTGATCATCAACCCGAAGGAGGTTGTATCAGAGCTCCCCATCAAGCGTTTCTTCCGTTATGTCCTCAACTCAGCCCCCTCTTTTGATAAGGATGGTCACGTTGAGGGTCCTAAGGCTGTTTTCAAGGGCCTCCCCTCGGAGGCTCTTCTGACAGCCGGCATGGATGTCCCCCCAGCTTGGCTTGTGGCTCCCAAGGCCTCCGTTCACGATCTCGACAACATCAAGCTCAGCTCCGTCAAGGCCGACGTAGACGCGACATATGAGCTGGAGAATATCCTCATTGAGGGTCACTCCAGGGATGGCAAGCGAGGCGCGCCCCGTGGCGCTCAGTTGGTCTTGGCAACGGAAAAGGACCCCCTCGTCACCGATACCATCATTATGGCCAACCTTGGATACTTCCAATTCAAGGCGAACCCTGGTTACTATAACATTCAGCTCAAGGAGGGCCGCAGTGCCGACATCTTCACCATTGAGAGTGTCGGCGCCCAGGGCTACTCTGCTGTCCCCGGAGATGAAGGCACCGAGGTTGCGCTCATGGACTTTAAGGGTACCACACTGTACCCGCGACTGGAACGAAAGCCAGGCATGGGAGAAGCCGACGTTCTCGCAACaactgatgatgaagacaagGGCATTGTTGCAAAGGGCCTCAAGTTCGCCGAGAGTCTCCTTGGTGCATCCAAGACGCACAAGGAGATTTCGGCACAAGAACACGCCGAGATCAACATCTTCAGTGTCGCCAGTGGCCATCTCTACGAGCGTATGCTCAACATCATGATGGTTTCTGTCATGCGCAACACCAAGCACACTGTCAAGTTCTGGTTCATTGAGCAGTTCCTCTCGCCATCGTTCAAGGACTTTATCCCACACATGGCAGCCGAGTATGGGTTCAAGTACGAGATGGTGACATACAAGTGGCCTCACTGGCTTCGTCAGCAAAAGGAGAAGCAGCGTGAGATCTGGGGCTACaagatcctcttcctcgacgtGCTGTTCCCGCTGTCACTCGACAAGGTAATCTTCGTGGATGCGGACCAAATCGTCCGCACCGACATGATTGACCTTGTGAACCACGACCTCAAGGGTGCGCCGTACGGGTTCACGCCCATGTGCGACTCGCGCACAGAGATGGAGGGATTCCGGTTCTGGAAGCAGGGCTACTGGGCAAACTACCTCCGTGGCCTCCCCTATCACATATCGGCCCTCTATGTCGTTGATCTGCACCGCTTCCGCCAGCTCGCGGCTGGAGACCGTCTCAGACAGCAGTACCATACCCTCTCGGCCGACCCCAACAGCTTGTCCAACCTGGACCAGGACCT includes:
- a CDS encoding Coatomer subunit alpha, whose product is MQSSPGMLTKFESKSSRAKGIAFHPKRPWILVSLHSSTIQLWDYRMGTLIDRFEEHDGPVRGVDFHKTQPLFVSGGDDYKIKVWSYQTRRCLFTLNGHLDYVRTVFFHHELPWILSASDDQTIRIWNWQNRSLICTMTGHNHYAMCAQFHPKEDLVVSASLDQSVRVWDISGLRKKHSAPTSMSFEDQMARANQNQTDMFGNTDAVVKFVLEGHDRGVNWVAFHPTMPLIVSAGDDRLVKLWRMSETKAWEVDTCRGHFQNASGCLFHPHQDLILSAGEDKTIRVWDLNKRTAVQSFKRENDRFWVIAAHPEINLFAAGHDNGVMVFKLERERPASAVHQNQLFYVTKEKHVKSYDFQKNIESPTLLSLKKLGSAWVAPRTLSYNPAERSILVTSPADGGSYELVNLPKDGSGAIEPAESKRGAGNSAIFVARNRFAVLNSANQTIDIKDLSNNTTRSFKPPVGTTDIYFGGTGNLLIITPTAVHLYDIQQKKSTGELAVNGVKYVVWSNDGLYAALLSKHNVTIVTKTLEQVSTLHETIRIKSATWDDAGVLLYSTLNHVKYTLLNGDNGIVRTLDQTVYLVKVKGRNVYCLDRAAKPRILQIDPTEYRFKLALVKRNYEEMLHIIRNSSLVGQSIISYLQKKGYPEIALQFVQDPTTRFDLAIECGNLDVAVEMAKELDKPKFWTRLSTEALAHGNHQVVEMCYQKLKQFDKLSFLYLATGDHSKLARMAKIAEHRGDFTSRFQNAVYLGEVEDRIQMFKEIDLYPLAYMTAKSNGLEEECQAILEATGLTEEDLTMPTLGAPLSTPKPVVPTFKANWPTKATSQSFFEKALLGQVEGLSLEDEPAAATGGFEDALEDDSAAKRNVSLIDDDDEDAAGWDMGDDDVPEVDSDFVNVESADAGGAASSEADLWARNSPLAVDHIAGGSFETAMQLLNRQVGAVDFAPLKPRFLEVYSASRTFLPASQGLPPLVNYVRRTLDETDPRRVLPIIPRDLEHLASNDLQAGYDSMKSNRLDAGVNIFRGILHSILVNAVSSEDEVAEAKKLIASASEYAVAMDIELSRRQLGSAEVVASDPEKLQRSLELSAYFTIPKIEVPHRQLALLSAMQLAMRNRNYNSALSFANRIIANGGASKIVENARRAKAQCERNPHDAVEIEFDQFAEFDVCAASHTPIYSGTAFEECAFDGSKYHTQYKGTVCRVCQVCEIGKHGSGLKLFA